Proteins encoded within one genomic window of Nitrospinaceae bacterium:
- a CDS encoding TetR family transcriptional regulator, with translation MKAGFVHNQENLKEKIIVVAKNIVADQGLSALNVREIAKRAECAVGMVYKVLKGIDDIVIHVNAHTLGDLHKRLKKVKRENKPEAIINELVYSYINFHKTNPHFWSALFEYHYDDEFIIPSFYEKKIEAIFLTIEEALLPVLNNNADKAYNTARILWAGAHGICSLSLCGSLSRVKIRSEKELIDTLVTDCLLSAKETVEHTSMK, from the coding sequence ATGAAAGCCGGCTTTGTCCACAATCAAGAGAATCTTAAAGAAAAAATTATTGTTGTGGCAAAAAATATTGTTGCCGACCAAGGCTTGTCAGCTCTTAACGTTAGAGAAATTGCAAAAAGGGCGGAATGCGCTGTGGGCATGGTATATAAGGTTTTGAAGGGGATAGATGATATTGTTATTCACGTCAATGCCCATACCCTTGGTGATTTACACAAAAGGCTAAAAAAAGTAAAAAGAGAAAATAAACCAGAAGCTATAATTAATGAATTAGTATATTCATATATTAATTTTCACAAGACCAACCCTCATTTTTGGAGCGCACTTTTTGAGTATCATTATGACGACGAATTTATTATTCCTTCATTTTATGAAAAAAAGATTGAAGCGATCTTTTTGACGATAGAAGAGGCGTTACTTCCAGTTTTAAACAATAATGCTGATAAAGCATATAATACTGCTAGAATTTTATGGGCGGGAGCACATGGTATTTGCTCTCTATCACTTTGCGGTTCCTTAAGCAGAGTTAAAATACGATCAGAGAAAGAACTAATTGATACACTCGTAACCGATTGCCTGCTGAGCGCAAAGGAAACTGTGGAGCATACTTCAATGAAATAG